The DNA segment acacaacacagccatCTTTTTAAGTTAACATCACATAAAGACTTAAATTAAACACTTCCTCAAAACAAACGTGTAAAAATCATGTTTGAATACAAATCTGCCGTGAACCACTTCAATAAATCTCTGATGACTAATGTAATGGTGATATattaattgcattttttttaacttaactTATTAATAACAATTTGACGAAGAGATACAAGTAAAAATTGGGGAAAAATTTGTTCAAGTTTATTGTGGAAAagttaaaggaaataaatagtaaaaaagatTAATTTACTATCGTGGTATTTTGAACTGTAAGAAAATGCAGTACAAATTTTAGTATTGTaactgaaaataagaaataaatgtaactTTATGGGAGAAAATACTTGAAGATATGAAAAATATTGTATTCTTAaattaaagctctctctctctctctctctctctctctctctctctctctctctctctctctctctctctctctctctctctctctctctctctctctctctctctctctctctctctctctctctctctctctcacacacacacacacacacacacacacacacacacacaaacacacacacacacacacacacacacacacacacacacacacacacacacacacacacacacacacacacacacacacacacacaccaggcaggTACTTGAGTAATAACATGGTCACATTCCGAGTCATAGCCATAACAAAACCACTCGTCAACGCAATGGTGCAAACTCCTGGCTCGGAATAGCTTAGTATAGTTATCCCAATTGTCAGCTCGTTTTCTGTAAGCATATTATTTACCCTAATTGAAGAAAATTTAGTAATGAAGAGGGGAGACTTACAGAAATCTTCCATATCCACGtaggtgtttgttgtttgttgggtGTTAAGACGAGTGTCACTAGAGGGGCAGGGAGCAGGCGGCGGCGGGGCAGGAGTAGGTGCTGCCCCGTGCCTGGCTGCCCGTCACGTCATCCAGTAGCTGGCCTGACCCCGCCACGCCCCAGCACGCCGGCGGTGGAGGACCTAAGAAGACAAGAAACATAatgaagtaagggaagctgcaggaagccatcaggcctacacgtggcactccctgtataaAACGTGCCTGTCTATTACCACctgtcattcccatccataaatatgtctaatcttcttttaaagctccctaatgactcggcactaacaacctgattaccgagtctGTTCCAGTTTGAGAGcaaatttcttcctatttctgtGTAACTTTTCAAGCtcaaacccattatttcttgttctgtcttaATTACTGACTGAAAATTTTGGTGACGCCAGCCTTGCCATATCCCCTGCATCACTTAAAGATTTGtatcaggttccctcttaacctacaccTCTCTATGGAATATAATCTGAAAGCTTCAGTCTCGTTTGGTAAGGAATGCCCCTCATCCCCTGTGtcctttctgtcattctcctctgtgcTGATTCCAAGAGAAATGGGTCTTTCCTGTACTACGGGGACCAGCACTGCACAGCATAAtcaggatgaagggaaggaaaggcgcCTGACTCACCCACACTGACtcatccccccctcccctcccctccgtGACTCAGTGACTCCTTGACTGTCTGACCGGTGACTGAATACCAGGATCCCAGGGAGAGAAAGGCCCGTGGGGCAGAGCACAGCAGCGCCGTACTCACAGCAGCAGCGCCAGGCCGGCGTGCGCGGCCCCGGGCCCCACCAGCTGGCTGCACAGGCGGCTCTTCACGCAGATGGACGAGTCGTTGCCGAGGTGTGCCCTCCACAGCTGGTTGAGGTGGTCCGCCACGTCGTCCTCCATCAGGGACAGGCCCGTCGAGGTCTCATCGTCCACCAGCGGCGCCGACGACCACACGTTACCGCGGAGGGCGGGGTCCAGCGCCAGGCCCCTCGCGGCCATCGGGTGCGGCGCGCGCTGACCGCAGGGCGCGGTTACTGCTGAAGAAGGGTTGGTCAGACTGCCAGAGGGACAGGGAGCCGTCGCCGATGTCTCGCCTGCCGCGCCGCGTGCCGTTGATGAGCCTGAAGAGCAGGAAGCCCAGCAGCGTGCCCAGCGCCAGGGCGCCCAGCACTACGTAGGGATCCAGCGTGCTCATGTACCCGTACCCGTACCCACCGCCGTACCCGCCGCCATAACCGCCGTACCCGCTGCTGTAGCCCCCGTCACGCGGCAGGATCTCCTGCATGTGCTGGCTGAGGGTGTCCTCCTGCGCCAGCTGATCCTGGGGCAGCGCCCTGTCTTGCGCGGCGGCGTCCTGCTGCTGGTCGTCATACTCAAAGGCGCTCATGATGTGGTCCAGCACGTCCCTGCGGGCGCGGCCGCCGACAGGCTGACCTGCGTCGCCAGATTGCGCCGCGCCGCCAACCAGGGAATGGTAGAAGTGGCGCAGCTCCTCGTTGTCCCGCGCCACGAGGTCCAGCACCTGGCGCGCCACGTCGCTGCTGACGCGGTCCTCCAGGTGGGCGGAGAGCAGGCCCGCCAGCGTGTACACGGTGTGCTTCACGCGTTCAGACGTGAAGTAGTCCAGCGCGGCGCTGAGCCCCGCCGCCTGCGTCAGGTTGGCGAGCGAGTCGGCGTCGCGCAGCGGGCCCAGCAGCGGCTCCGCCCTGGCCGCCAGGAACGCCGCGAACTTCGGGTCGAGCTTCTTGGCGAGGAAGGAGGCCAGGTTGAGGTCGTCGCCGAGACTCAGCGCGCGGTCAATGATCCTGACGGGCGTGCGCTGCAGGAAGGACTCCAGCGAGTTCTGTTCCTCCACGTAGGACAGCACGCGCGCCCACGTCGACCGCACCACCTCCCACAGGTTGACGGAGGTGAGGTTGAGGCCTGCCAGGGCTGCCGGGAGGTCTTGTGCGGCAGACTGTGGGCTGAAGTGCGGCAGGAGGGCGTCCAGGCCTCCGTACTCCTCCAGGAAGATCTCCTTGGCCAGGGACAGGAACTTACTGGTCagatcctcctcccctccctcgatGCTGTTGGTCAGCACGTCCCCTGCAGCCTCTCCCATGCCGCCCCTGAGGGACTCCCCGCCCTGCAACTTCTGGACCTCGTCAAGCAGTCTGACCAGAGGCTTCATGAAGTCTTCACTCACGCCGAGAGCCTCACTGATgcctttcccattttctttgactttCTGAAGGACTTTGGGCAGAATCAGCGTCCCTACCCAGTCTTTATTTTGCCCTGCGGAGGCTGCGAGGTCCCTGAGGAAGCCCAGAACCTCTGCAGAATCGCCTGAGACCTCCTGAGTGGGCGCGGAGGAGGAGCCTTCCAGAGTCTTGGGCGAGGCGGCGGTggcgaggaggagaagcatgGCCACTGACACCTGCACTCTTAGACGCATGTTGAGgatctgagggagagagagagagagagagaaacggatgTGGTGAAAGGGAATAGACACTAAAACTTGAGAAAAAAGTGGacgaaggtggaggaaagatgaataaggGAACATGAAGCAAAGAGTAAACAATTCAACGAGgccgaagagaaagaaagaaaaccaaaggagatgaaagagggagagcaaaagtggtgatgaaaataatgctccgaagagaaatgaatgggtttaaaacaagaaagggagggaaaaaaaaaaattataagttaAAAGGAGTGAACATTGTAAGACTTGGAGAGACGTTAGACTGGAAAAATGGATGGAGGGCAGATAAATacgagaacagaaaaggaaacttgaagaaTAGAGGAGAAAATTCAATGAAgctgcagagaaagaaaaactgagagcagaaaagaagcacagaaaataagaaagaaaagaaatgagagaccaaagacaagagagagagagagagagagagagagagagagagagagagagagagagagagagagagtaataaagagccaACCTAAATTCAGATGTGCCTTGAAACTGCATTGGTAAAATTAAGAAACAAGAAACTATCACACAAACTCCTTAAttaaacgctttgctgtctcaccaggattattttcaaaggcctgtCATGGTAActggtggaagggaagaggaggaagaggaggaagaggagaaggatgaagtggtagcaaaaaaagaggaggaaaaggtgaaagaactgaaggaagtgaaggagaatgaaaaaaaattattaatcaGCTTTTCACGGACGCTTTTTTCCCATTACAGATGCAAAAttcctgttaaactgtcactggaatcacgaaaactcccttgaaaaacCTCGTAGCTTCCACTAGAGCATGCTAAGAGGTAAGA comes from the Scylla paramamosain isolate STU-SP2022 chromosome 45, ASM3559412v1, whole genome shotgun sequence genome and includes:
- the LOC135094280 gene encoding uncharacterized protein LOC135094280, with amino-acid sequence MRLRVQVSVAMLLLLATAASPKTLEGSSSAPTQEVSGDSAEVLGFLRDLAASAGQNKDWVGTLILPKVLQKVKENGKGISEALGVSEDFMKPLVRLLDEVQKLQGGESLRGGMGEAAGDVLTNSIEGGEEDLTSKFLSLAKEIFLEEYGGLDALLPHFSPQSAAQDLPAALAGLNLTSVNLWEVVRSTWARVLSYVEEQNSLESFLQRTPVRIIDRALSLGDDLNLASFLAKKLDPKFAAFLAARAEPLLGPLRDADSLANLTQAAGLSAALDYFTSERVKHTVYTLAGLLSAHLEDRVSSDVARQVLDLVARDNEELRHFYHSLVGGAAQSGDAGQPVGGRARRDVLDHIMSAFEYDDQQQDAAAQDRALPQDQLAQEDTLSQHMQEILPRDGGYSSGYGGYGGGYGGGYGYGYMSTLDPYVVLGALALGTLLGFLLFRLINGTRRGRRDIGDGSLSLWQSDQPFFSSNRALRSARAAPDGREGPGAGPRPPR